GAAAAAGTCGATCTCTTTCAAAGTATGCACAAATGTGACcatatttataatttgttttaaaacatCTATCCTATTGAAAATGGGCCATTTATCCCATAGCCTCTAATCAATATTGTTTGTTCAAGATAAAACCACCATAGAGTTAgattcaataattaaattaatttttataaaaaaaagggaattgaaaaaatctaaaaacatgcaAGATTGTCATAATCTCTCCATAGTTTCATGCTTATTTGATTGCATATGTTaacttaataataattttgtgataattttcatatttataatcaaataaagattttgaaatttggaCTTGCTGGGAAAGCCCAAAATTAACCAAAGATCCTAATAAATTTACAAACCAACTCAaaccaaaatatcaaaactgAAGTTTCCATTTTGGTTTAAGAACCTTGTCCAATTTGAACCAAATTACATAGAATTATGGACATATAGTACCAGTTGATATGAAACATGCAGAGGGGTTAGACTTCAAGCCATAATCCCTGTATATGCATTGtcgtatttttaaaaataaaaatcctcAACAAAGAAGCTGAATAAGATAGCAGGAATTGTCTATCTAGCTTCTAGCACGGTTAGGGTAACTGCATTTCCTGTCATTGATTCTTCTTTAGTAGTTGTTGTACCACTAAAATTTGTGGAGCTTTTCCTTTGAATAAAGAAACCAGGCGGTTTGGGTTGAGGCAATGTTGCTGCTGATTCATTTGTCAGCATGAGAAGAACGGATGACATTGCTGGCCTGTCTTCTGGGAATTCTTGAACACACAACAAACCAACCTGGATACACCTAACCACTTCAGGCCTAACACATGATTCTTCCAAGCTGGTGTCAATTAGTTCCAAAGCTCTATCTTCATTCCAAAGCAGCCATGCCTACAGGGATGGTGCTTAGTCAGTTATACTCAGTAGAATAGCTAGAGGGAGATCAGGGAGGAGGGGGAGAAGAAATGAGATTTCATTGTTATGACTTACATGACCAAGAAGATTGTGGCGGTGATCAGGATGAGAATATCCTCTATTCTTTTTACCACTTACTATTTCTAACAGAAGCACACCAAAGCCGAAAACATCGGATTTGACTGAAAATGTTCCATCAATTGCATACTCCGGAGCCATGTAACCACTGCAATTACAGCATATTATATAACATAGCCTCTTTTAGTTTAAAAGATGATGAAAAGATGTAGTAGTAACTTACTATGTCCCAACAActctatttgtttttgtttcctCATCATTGTCTCCAAAAATTCTTGCCAAGCCAAAATCTGAAATTTTGGGGATCAGGTTGCTGTCTAGTAATATGTTGCTTGCTTTGAGATCCCTGTGGATAATCTGAAGTTTCGAATCTTGGTGGAGATAGAGGAGCCCTCTTGTGATCCCCAGAACAATATCAAACCGCTTTTGCCATGATAGTTGTGCTTTTTTTCTATGGTCTGCACACATAATTTCTTGTAAATCTCAAAATTCTATTTGATATATCGGTTTGACCTCAAATATAATGTGTCGGAAATTAATTCAACTGATAATAGATAAAAGGTCAAGAGTCTCAAACCAAAGATGAAGTGATCCAAGCTACTGTTGGACATAAACTCATAGATTAACATCCTTTCATCTCCTTGAATGCAGCAACCAAGCAGTCCAACAAGATTCCTGTGTTGAAGTTTGGCTATCAAACCTACTTCATTGCTGAACTGTTCAATACCCTGCCCTGAGTCCTTTGACAGCCTCTTTACTGCTATTTCCTGTCCTGTTGGAAGATTGCCCTGCATATTGTCAAAGCACATCAGTATAGTTTTTGCTATGTTCTAGTAGTCGCCAGCAACATTACCTATTCCATGTTTCCTTACCTTGTAAACAGGGCCAAAGCCACCCCCTCCAATTACATTGGCATAACAGAAATTATTAGTGGCATTTTCTATGCTAGAGAAGTCAAATAAAGGTACTTCTGCTTCCTCTTTCCCACTTTCCGCTCTTGTTAAATGAAGTAATCCATCTGCAATTCATTGAGTTTTAATCTCTACATTACAGCCTTCTGTTTGAAGAAAATCAGTAAGGTTGGATGAGTATGCTTACctcttttctttgatttcttccAAATTATGCAGGACACCAGGCCCAAAATAATCGTGCTAGAAATGATTGACACCAGTAGGATAACCTTTGATCTGTTCTTTGTACTTGAATCATGGGTGGATCCTAGAACAGACAGAGTCAATAATCTGGTTTCTTAACCAGCATTTGTCTAATTTGTACTAgtacaaattcaattttttaaaataatctttTCATGGGCAAAAATGGATAAACAATTGTGGTgaatatagataaaaaaattgagtAACTCAATTCAATTTCTGCATTATTTTGCTTTGTGTTATAATTCCCTATTTCTTCCTTTCTACCCTCTTTTCAATCTCCATGATGGGtccataacaagtaaaatgccCTAAAACAGTATGAAAACTGAACATTTAAAAAGTAATGCCCTTAAACAGTATGAAAAATGAACCTTTAAAAGGTATGCTTCAATGAATCTGAATTTACCATTCTGAGGATATATTGTCAATGGATTTCTAAATAGTTTTGAAGTGAAAGGAGGAAGTTTTATGAGAAAGTTGCACCTACCTAGACTTGAAGCCGGCAATCTTATATAGACCTCTTCTCCTCTGTACACTTCGGAAACTTCTCTGATGTCAATGAGATCACCAAACCACATCAAACAGCTACCGCCTCCAGTTATATTCAAATTAGCATAAGCTGTGCAAGAACAGTTCTTCAAGCATTCAGCCTCACATTTCTTGAGGCTCATACTCTTATTCAGCTGAACTTTTAACAAGTCCGGCAATTTAACCCCCACAAGCCTTAGAAAGCCTTGTCCATTTTGACAGTCTAGTGGTGATTCTCTTGCACAGTTCAGAGACAAAGACTTGTTTGTGCCTCTTTCTTCTTGTGATTTGGGAATGAATCCGGTTAAACACTCACAGGTATCTGTTCTCCGAATGCTACATATACTATTAGCACCACAGAGTCCATAGCTGTCACACTGATCAAATGGAGCTGAGTACAAAATACCCCATTCGCTTCTCCCCTCATTCAATATAAAACGCTGTAAAAAACCTGACTGATTCAACCATAATCTCATGGTAATAGCATTGCTGACAGCCTCATAAGAGTAATATAACTCGTTATCATTGCAGACAACAGTCGGTTTGAAGACTAAATTTGGGACTGCTGGAACACCTCCAAATCCAATTCCATTCCATGGTCCTGTACGGTACATTTTCATTGATCCCCTGTCAATGGCTAACTTAGGTAACCCATTTATGTCAAGTCTGTAAGTGAAGAGTCCGGGGGATGGATCGTCAGTACTTTTCCATGATGTTAAATATCTTTCCTGACCTGTCTTTAAGCTCCATCCTATCTTCATGCCAGCCAAAAGTGTGTCAGACGGGTAATCAAAGCTTTGCCACAGATAGCTTTGAGACATGCTTTTGTTGTCCTTGAGAACAAGGTTTCCACTATCTAACAGCTGTGCCACAGGATTTTCCGCTGGCACTGACACATTGGAAGACCAGATGACATTCTTTGCCTGGTTCAGAAGGACAAGATTTCCACGGTCGCTTACGGTTAAGACCCCTTTCCCATCAGCAATTGGATTTTTTCTGTTTGCAACCCAAACAACTGCTCCAGGGCTGTTCTTGAACCATATTCCCAAGTACCTGTTTTCTGATTTTCCAGGTGAAAAGAAGCCTAGTTCAAAGCTTTGGAATGAGGAAACCAGTGTCTCACCATCACTAATAGACCCTTCCACAGTTAAAATATCTGCTTCCTCTGACAAATCCAGGATGAACAAAATTATCAAAGAGCAAAACAAAGTGATTAGAGGAGCCCTCTCCATGTTTAAGTCTAGCTTTATTCCTCTAAACAAGTTCCCTCATGGCTTGCATAGAATGCAATGGTGTCATGAAAAAGCCTAACATTGACTTGAACTGTTGAAACTATAGATTTAGGTTGTTTACAGTAGTAATTCAACATGTTTTAGAGttttatggaaaaataaaaggggtgCCTGCAATCTTGTTAATAATCTCATTCACTATTGCTGAAAATCAATTGTAATAATATGACAGTTCATGTATGACAGTCAATGCCAGAATATTGTCTTACTAAAATTACCAATGGCATTAGAATAGAGAAAATTCTGTTGATTAACTACAGTacatttccttttttattgatgcctcaaagatatatattttaagttcattattaAGACCAGGAAATCTTGCAATTACTGGGAAAACATTGGAAGTCTACCACGTAAATGCAAAGAGAAAATAATTCTTACTTCCCATAACTGCAGTTGTGACTTGTGAGTAAATGCCAAAttaaaagccattttcttgacTATTTCAGACACTTGTCTGCGTCACCTTGAAAGGAAAATTAGACTTTTTCTTGCTTCCAAGAACATTACAATTCTTCCTTCACAGCCATGTGATGCTTGACTTCCATGTCTTGCAAATTTTTTACGTCTATTCTCTCAGACTGATTCTTCATAGTCTCCTTCTCCAGCCGGCGCTTGGAAAACGAGGTTTTAATTATCAATAGCTGTTTACTCCGACATGTTAGCCTCACATTCATTTCTTCTAGAATGCCTTGTTGTCACATTTACTGACCTAATAGCAACTTCTGTATTCATCCATACGGCATGAGAGTTAAAGCTGGTTGTTAGTGTTAGAAAGGTGATCTTTATTTGGTTAATGAAAAGCTGTGAGCTGTGGAAGAAGAGAGGATCAGATGGCGGGCTGCAACGACAAATTGAAGTAGCTGTTGGAGTCAAAACGCAGCAAGCAGGAGTCGTTTTGTTTTACTGATTTGTTTGTTAGTGAAACGGTGCGGGAGTCTGTCGTTTCActtagttttcttttatgttttactATTACGGTGTCGTTTTATATTTCTTGTAAGCCTTTAAGCCAAGTCTGTTTCAGTTTGTTCTTCCGGTTGCTTGGGACTGGTTTTCATGGCGAATGTGAAGCTGAGTTCAGGCTCGATTCATTTGCTTGAAAGCCGTCGCTATATTTTAGGATCTAGGCAGTTTTTGactttcaaatttctcatataaATACTGAAAAATGTACCAAGCAATGTGATGAATTCCAGAACAAATTTTCACTACTCTGTTTAAGAGCTTTTATTCTCCTTCCTctgcttcttcttccttatttTCTGGAATTCATAAACACTTACAAATTTGAACAGTTAGATCTTCAAAGCTTCAACGAGTCATCTATGTGAGCCTTAGATCAGAGATGTCAATGGATAGGATTATGTTTTCAATGTCCTAACTCAGAACCCtatattacccgattaaatttttgaatttctttccaaaCCCGTCTTAATATTCAAAACATTACTCAATGAATACCCAGTTAAGACATATCTCATTGTCTGCATATTAATTTCCCAGGTTATTCTCCttgatttttatacttttctAATGAAATCATATCATggacatatttttttaaagagggagtttttccaaaaaaaaaatttttaaagaggGAGTAATTAATGTGGAAAGAAAGTGATTAGCAATCTCAGCACAATTGAGATGAGAAAAACAGGCTGATGTCTTagaatttgagaaaagatGATATGTTCTGAAAGAATAACTACACAAGTTTAAAGTTTCATCGAGCATTCAAAACTGATAGTGTTAGCTCATTTGCAGAGCAGATTTCTGGCTTGCTCGGACTTGAATTCGGGTCTACCATACTTCTGACATTTGAGAAAGCTGGTTTCATCGGAGAAGGTAAGACGGTAAGTTCATTGCTCAGCATCGAGACCACATCAGACATGGTTGGTCTGTCCTCAGCACGTTCTTGAACACAAAGAAGTGCAATGTTGATGTATCTAATTGCTGCAGTGGTAAAAGAACTGTCTTGTATGACAGATTCCATCAACTCCAGAGGCCAGCTGCTCGTCCAAAGATCCCATGCCTGAAAAGGTACGATGACATGAAATAAAAGGACAACACTTTTATGAATGATTATATCTCGGTTCAGTTACTGGGGGATCACTCACATATCCAAGAAGACTGAAAGAATTGCTCTGATAGAAACCAGTGTTCTTCTTGCCACTTAAAACCTCTAACATCAAAACTCCGAAGCTGAAGACATCTGACTTAACAGAGAAGACGCCTTCCAAAGCATACTCGGGAGCCATGTAGCCACTGCATTTccataataaatcaaattatttacTAGCTTCGTGATTAAGAATAGTTGCAGTATtgatttaatcattttaatatGGCAATCAGGAAATGCAATACATTCTGGGAAACCCTCAGCTCAGGCACCAAGTGAAAGAACATGGATAAAACTACACCAACAACATAGCAATTGGCAAATGCAGCTTGCCCTTATGACCTTATGTGCCCTGATGCTTTGCATAAGAGGATCCATATACATGCTAACTACTTACTAAGTCCCAACAATTCGATCAGTTGCTCGTGGTTTACTGCCTTCGAAAATTCTTGCCATCCCAAAGTCCGAAATTTTTGGGTTCATCTCTTCATCCAACAAAATGTTACTGGCCTTCAAATCCCGATGAATAATTTGTACCCTGGAAAACTCGTGGAGATAAAGAAGACCTTGAGCAATCCCTTCAATGATGCGAACACGAGTTCCCCAAGctagtataaaaatttttttgttaccTTCATGGATTTAAAacagagcaaaaaaaaaaaaaacaattaatgaaACTTATACTACTCATGAAATAACAATGAAGTGACAAACATGAGAAGTTTATATTGCTCTGAAATGACGAGAAGTTACCAAAGAGGAAAAAGTCTAAGCTCTTGTTGGGCAAATACTCGTAGACAAGAATCTTTTCATCTCCTTCAATGCAGCAACCGAGAAGTTTCACAAGATTCTTGTGTTGGAGTTTGGCTATGAGCATTGCCTCATTTTTTAACTCATTCCAACCTTGTCCAGATTTTCTCGAGAGCCTTTTTACAGCTACTTCATGCCCTTTTAATAATCTTCCCTGAAACAGACAATCCTTCCTGAGTTTCTCACAGAGAAGttattaatttgaattttccttCATGAGGCTTACTGCATCCAACATTGAACTTTACCTTGTATACAGGTCCAAAACCACCCTCTCCAAGTTTATTTGAGGCAGAGAAGTTATTGGTAGCGGCAGAAATGCTAGAAAAGCTGAATAGCGGAATCTCCACTTCCTTCTTCTGTTTTCCTTGTCCTTTTACTTCAGATTGTTCATTTTTGGTAGGTGCTGGGCTAACACTAAGTTCAAATAATAACAAGTTCTCCCCTGCTTGGCGACAAATTGGTGAAGCATGAGGGTAAACATAAGGATTCTGGCATTTGAGTGCATATGCATTGACAGATTCATGCACTCAAAAACAAATAGTGAAATTCTAACAATCTATTACTCTCTATAATTTGAGAGACCATgcacaaataaatttaatccTACTGCTATATAAACGGGAAAACTGCAGACCCCTATTGGTAGTGCTAGTCCAATGGAAAGACCATTTGCATCTAAGTTTGGTCCAATGAACTCATATGACAATTCAAACTTGCAATTTCGGATTATGACCTTGTACCCT
The genomic region above belongs to Theobroma cacao cultivar B97-61/B2 unplaced genomic scaffold, Criollo_cocoa_genome_V2, whole genome shotgun sequence and contains:
- the LOC18593786 gene encoding G-type lectin S-receptor-like serine/threonine-protein kinase At4g27290, encoding MERAPLITLFCSLIILFILDLSEEADILTVEGSISDGETLVSSFQSFELGFFSPGKSENRYLGIWFKNSPGAVVWVANRKNPIADGKGVLTVSDRGNLVLLNQAKNVIWSSNVSVPAENPVAQLLDSGNLVLKDNKSMSQSYLWQSFDYPSDTLLAGMKIGWSLKTGQERYLTSWKSTDDPSPGLFTYRLDINGLPKLAIDRGSMKMYRTGPWNGIGFGGVPAVPNLVFKPTVVCNDNELYYSYEAVSNAITMRLWLNQSGFLQRFILNEGRSEWGILYSAPFDQCDSYGLCGANSICSIRRTDTCECLTGFIPKSQEERGTNKSLSLNCARESPLDCQNGQGFLRLVGVKLPDLLKVQLNKSMSLKKCEAECLKNCSCTAYANLNITGGGSCLMWFGDLIDIREVSEVYRGEEVYIRLPASSLGSTHDSSTKNRSKVILLVSIISSTIILGLVSCIIWKKSKKRDGLLHLTRAESGKEEAEVPLFDFSSIENATNNFCYANVIGGGGFGPVYKGNLPTGQEIAVKRLSKDSGQGIEQFSNEVGLIAKLQHRNLVGLLGCCIQGDERMLIYEFMSNSSLDHFIFDHRKKAQLSWQKRFDIVLGITRGLLYLHQDSKLQIIHRDLKASNILLDSNLIPKISDFGLARIFGDNDEETKTNRVVGTYGYMAPEYAIDGTFSVKSDVFGFGVLLLEIVSGKKNRGYSHPDHRHNLLGHAWLLWNEDRALELIDTSLEESCVRPEVVRCIQVGLLCVQEFPEDRPAMSSVLLMLTNESAATLPQPKPPGFFIQRKSSTNFSGTTTTKEESMTGNAVTLTVLEAR